A region of Haliotis asinina isolate JCU_RB_2024 chromosome 7, JCU_Hal_asi_v2, whole genome shotgun sequence DNA encodes the following proteins:
- the LOC137291978 gene encoding multiple epidermal growth factor-like domains protein 6 produces the protein MSKTCRELVCATTASSSHACPPDNNCLLGSCRVTAGGLIVCEDGCKDGFSGKLCNIPCLPNCLKCSRRSADDCIICKERHVGEYCQHECPITCPVGCYRNGVCREQCPENHVCGDKCLPRCKLCNFTSGICQACDTHYTGDNCDTDCTNCLGKCSNTGCLEGCTAGFHGEKCNIPCSENCFPFCQPKLGATGKCSPACNQHTGRCLNGCKVGFSGQQCRDGCSSRCQDLRCNQTTGHCMKCVKGYYKETCHLRCYNCKDDVCEMKAGFCFECKDGYFGVDCKQTCTNCQSGLCERNGGHCIDIPQMTTFDATTSKVPSPQSTMNPLVFGLVVFGAITVLLICILSCRLHKLSERTREIPWRSEDTVQAMYSRNTYNEIYEEQMDSPSGQRSHRPQAYYSPLVRQESDITVNNLSLSSVPSSDNDSLIIPAWFARADDATTSESLHEQNNI, from the exons ATGAGTAAAACGTGTAGGGAACTAGTTTGTGCAACGACTGCGAGTTCATCTCATGCTTGTCCACCAGATAACAACTGCCTTTTGGGAAGCTGTAGAGTGACTGCTGGAGGACTCATTGTCTGTGAAGATGGATGCAAAGATGGCTTTTCAGGAAAACTATGCAACATTCCATGTTTACCAAACTGTTTAAAATGTAGCCGACGAAGTGCAGATGATTGTATAATATGCAAGGAACGCCATGTTGGTGAATATTGTCAGCATGAATGTCCGATTACCTGCCCTGTAGGATGTTACAGGAATGGTGTCTGCAGGGAACAGTGCCCGGAAAACCACGTGTGTGGTGACAAATGCCTGCCTAGATGTAAACTTTGTAACTTCACGTCTGGCATATGTCAAGCATGTGACACCCATTACACTGGAGACAACTGTGACACTGACTGCACCAACTGTTTGGGAAAGTGTTCCAATACAGGTTGTCTTGAAGGATGCACTGCTGGGTTTCATGGCGAGAAATGTAATATTCCTTGTTCGGAAAACTGTTTTCCATTTTGCCAACCTAAACTGGGTGCAACCGGAAAATGTTCACCTGCGTGCAACCAACACACAGGTAGGTGTTTGAATGGGTGTAAGGTTGGCTTCAGTGGTCAACAATGTAGAGACGGATGTAGCTCCAGATGCCAAGACTTGAGATGCAATCAAACCACAGGCCATTGCATGAAGTGTGTTAAGGGGTACTATAAGGAAACGTGTCATTTGAGATGCTACAACTGTAAAGACGATGTTTGCGAGATGAAAGCCGGCTTCTGTTTTGAATGTAAAGACGGGTACTTTGGAGTAGATTGCAAACAGACCTGCACTAACTGCCAGTCAGGCCTTTGTGAACGGAACGGTGGACACTGTATTGACATTCCACAAATGACAACCTTTG ATGCGACAACTTCCAAGGTTCCATCCCCTCAGTCAACCATGAACCCACTTGTATTCGGATTAGTCGTCTTCGGAGCTATAACTGTTCTTCTGATCTGTATACTTAGCTGTAG GCTGCACAAACTGTCGGAGAGAACAAGGGAAATTCCATGGCGATCGGAAGACACTGTTCAAGCTATGTACAGTAGAAACACTTACAATGAAATCTACGAGGAACAGATGGACTCTCCTTCAGGTCAGCGATCTCATCGACCACAAGCATATTACAGTCCACTTGTACGACAGGAAAGCGACATAACTGTGAACAACCTTTCACTAAGCAGCGTGCCTTCGTCTGACAATGACTCCCTGATCATACCAGCATGGTTTGCACGTGCGGATGACGCCACCACCTCTGAGTCATTACATGAACAGAACAACATTTAA